In one Corallococcus sp. EGB genomic region, the following are encoded:
- the hscB gene encoding Fe-S protein assembly co-chaperone HscB → MRTHFDVFGLPRSHAVDVPALEKQYRELSLQLHPDRVAPGDAKARLAAVEGTTALNEAFKTLKDPVRRAFYLLKLHGVDLDREDAGAQKDMPLEFLEEVMELREALDEAIAAKDLPKAQAMARDVAGRKAAALQVAVAALGALEGEGDSPDGVRKASHALGRVRYFTRFLEQVDAFEEEVLA, encoded by the coding sequence GTGAGGACCCACTTCGACGTGTTCGGGCTGCCCCGCTCCCACGCCGTGGACGTGCCGGCCCTGGAGAAGCAGTACCGGGAGCTGTCGCTCCAACTGCACCCGGACCGCGTCGCGCCCGGTGACGCGAAGGCGCGCCTGGCCGCCGTGGAGGGCACCACCGCCCTCAACGAGGCCTTCAAGACGCTGAAGGACCCGGTGCGCCGCGCCTTCTATCTGCTCAAGCTCCATGGCGTGGACCTGGACCGCGAGGACGCGGGCGCCCAGAAGGACATGCCCCTGGAGTTCCTGGAGGAGGTCATGGAGCTGCGCGAGGCCCTGGACGAGGCCATCGCGGCGAAGGACCTGCCGAAGGCCCAGGCCATGGCCCGGGACGTGGCGGGCCGCAAGGCAGCGGCGCTCCAGGTGGCCGTGGCGGCGCTCGGGGCGCTGGAGGGCGAGGGGGATTCTCCGGACGGGGTGAGAAAGGCATCGCACGCGCTGGGGCGGGTGCGCTACTTCACGCGCTTCCTCGAGCAGGTGGACGCGTTCGAGGAGGAGGTGCTCGCGTGA
- a CDS encoding 2Fe-2S iron-sulfur cluster-binding protein translates to MPKVTFKSPLAEVAVDVPAGTTLLDAAEKGEAQVGHSCGGVCGCSTCHVWVRKGLDSLSEQRDDEMDRLDMGFDVRPYSRLSCQTEVGGEDVTVEITEESLVAFMDENPAVRRKLEAEGRWPLKK, encoded by the coding sequence GTGCCCAAGGTCACCTTCAAGAGCCCCCTGGCCGAGGTCGCCGTGGACGTTCCCGCGGGCACCACGCTGCTGGACGCCGCGGAGAAGGGCGAGGCCCAGGTGGGCCACAGCTGCGGCGGCGTCTGCGGGTGCTCCACCTGCCACGTCTGGGTCCGCAAGGGCCTGGACTCGCTGAGCGAGCAGCGGGACGACGAGATGGACCGCCTGGACATGGGCTTCGACGTCCGGCCGTACTCCCGCCTGTCGTGCCAGACGGAGGTCGGCGGCGAGGACGTCACGGTGGAGATCACCGAGGAGTCCCTCGTCGCCTTCATGGATGAGAACCCGGCGGTCCGCCGGAAGCTCGAGGCGGAGGGGCGCTGGCCCCTGAAGAAGTAG
- a CDS encoding IscS subfamily cysteine desulfurase codes for MNLPIYMDNHATTPLDPRVLEAMLPYLREDFGNAASRNHAFGWKAEAAVEKARRQVADLIGASEKEIVFTSGATESDNLAIKGVIEFYKSKGDHIITLKTEHKAVLDTCKRLERVRQERLDELKLLRLGQLAGRDVTPEEVPELAAKHHLEADETFQKWAEMPTGGARVTYLDVERDGRVSLEKLAAALTPKTVLVSIMFANNEIGVVQPVAEIGKLCREKGVLFHCDAVQGVGKVPFDVEKMNVDLASISGHKMYGPKGVGALYVRRKPRVRIAPMVDGGGHERGMRSGTLNVASIVGFGAAAEVAKNELPEESARLFRLRERLRTGILEQLDMVTVNGSLEHRMPGSLNLSFAYVEGEALMMSIKDVAVSSGSACTSASLEPSYVLRALGVEEDMAHSSIRFGLGRFNTEEEVDFVIRLVVDKVRKLRDMSPLYEMAKEGIDLKSIEWTAH; via the coding sequence CTGAACCTGCCCATCTACATGGACAACCACGCGACCACCCCGCTGGACCCGCGGGTGCTGGAGGCGATGTTGCCCTACCTCCGCGAGGACTTCGGCAACGCGGCCAGCCGCAATCACGCGTTCGGCTGGAAGGCCGAGGCCGCGGTGGAGAAGGCGCGGCGGCAGGTGGCGGACCTCATTGGCGCGTCGGAGAAGGAGATCGTCTTCACCTCCGGCGCCACCGAATCCGACAACCTGGCCATCAAGGGCGTCATCGAGTTCTACAAGTCCAAGGGCGACCACATCATCACCCTGAAGACGGAGCACAAGGCCGTCCTGGACACCTGCAAGCGCCTGGAGCGCGTGCGCCAGGAGCGCCTGGACGAGCTCAAGCTGCTGCGCCTGGGCCAGTTGGCCGGGCGCGACGTGACGCCGGAAGAAGTCCCGGAGCTCGCGGCGAAGCACCACCTGGAAGCCGACGAGACGTTCCAGAAGTGGGCGGAGATGCCCACCGGCGGCGCGCGCGTCACCTACCTGGACGTGGAGCGCGACGGCCGCGTGAGCCTGGAGAAGCTGGCCGCGGCCCTCACGCCGAAGACGGTGCTCGTCTCCATCATGTTCGCCAACAACGAGATCGGCGTGGTCCAGCCGGTGGCGGAGATTGGCAAGCTGTGCCGGGAGAAGGGCGTCCTCTTCCACTGCGACGCGGTGCAGGGCGTGGGCAAGGTGCCCTTCGACGTGGAGAAGATGAACGTCGACCTGGCCTCCATCAGCGGCCACAAGATGTACGGCCCCAAGGGCGTGGGCGCCCTCTACGTGCGCCGCAAGCCGCGCGTGCGCATCGCGCCCATGGTGGACGGCGGCGGCCACGAGCGCGGCATGCGCAGCGGCACGCTGAACGTGGCGTCCATCGTCGGCTTCGGCGCGGCGGCGGAGGTGGCGAAGAACGAGCTTCCGGAGGAGTCCGCGCGCCTGTTCCGCCTGCGCGAGCGGCTGCGCACGGGCATCCTGGAGCAGCTGGACATGGTGACGGTGAACGGCAGCCTGGAGCACCGCATGCCGGGCAGCCTCAACCTGTCGTTCGCCTACGTGGAGGGCGAGGCCCTGATGATGTCCATCAAGGACGTCGCGGTGTCCTCCGGCTCCGCGTGCACGTCCGCGTCGCTGGAGCCCTCCTACGTGCTGCGCGCGCTGGGAGTCGAAGAGGACATGGCGCACAGCTCCATCCGCTTCGGCCTGGGCCGCTTCAACACCGAGGAGGAGGTCGACTTCGTCATCCGCCTGGTGGTGGACAAAGTCCGCAAGTTGCGAGACATGAGCCCCCTGTACGAGATGGCCAAGGAAGGCATCGACCTCAAGAGCATCGAGTGGACCGCGCACTAG
- the hscA gene encoding Fe-S protein assembly chaperone HscA — MSNNGYLQIHDPLKPKGHVVGIDLGTTHSLVASVSQGKPRCVPVDEGDSLLLPSVVHYGRDGGVVVGARARKLAAEAPTDTIVSVKRFMGRSPDDPETRKLGHYDFAPGANVVRFNVSGGQPVTPIEVSGEILRALKRRAEAHFSGKVEQAVITVPAYFDDAQRQATRDAGKLAGLEVLRLLNEPTAAALAYGLDKGSQGMFAVYDLGGGTFDISILKLEDGVFEVKSTGGDSALGGDDFDRAIAQHVLQAMGVASPSPARIAEVMVAARRAKEALTDASEVTLSVDGHSQPVSRADLEAWIQPFIAKTGAVCRRALKDAGVAAGELDGVILVGGSTRVPAVRRFVAELFGREPLGDIDPDQVVALGAAVQASLLTDGDRQDEVLLLDVIPLSLGLETMGGITEKLIPRNSTIPTAAAQVFTTFKDGQTGLDVHVVQGERELVQDNRSLARFTLSGIPAMAAGMARVEVRFQVDADGILSVSAKEQSTGVAQAITVKPSHGLTEEEIEKMLLDSIDFAEEDIQARQLREQQVEAERVLSEADRQLRENAALLQPGEPEAIQAAMARVREAAGGRDYLAVKEALHALDEASRGFIERVMNRAITQVVSGHSVEEY, encoded by the coding sequence GTGAGCAACAACGGCTATCTGCAGATCCACGACCCGCTCAAGCCGAAGGGCCACGTGGTGGGCATCGACCTGGGCACGACGCATTCGCTCGTGGCCTCCGTGTCGCAGGGCAAACCCCGCTGCGTCCCGGTGGACGAGGGCGACTCGCTGCTCCTCCCGTCGGTCGTGCACTACGGCAGGGACGGCGGCGTGGTGGTGGGCGCCCGCGCGCGCAAGCTCGCGGCCGAGGCCCCCACGGACACCATCGTGTCGGTGAAGCGCTTCATGGGCCGCAGCCCGGATGATCCGGAGACGCGCAAGCTGGGCCACTACGACTTCGCCCCCGGCGCCAACGTGGTGCGCTTCAACGTGTCCGGCGGCCAGCCGGTGACGCCCATCGAGGTCTCCGGTGAAATCCTGCGCGCGCTGAAGCGCCGGGCGGAGGCGCACTTCTCCGGCAAGGTGGAGCAGGCCGTCATCACCGTGCCCGCCTACTTCGACGACGCCCAGCGCCAGGCTACTCGCGATGCGGGGAAGCTCGCGGGTTTGGAGGTGCTGCGGCTGCTCAACGAGCCCACCGCCGCCGCGCTGGCGTACGGCCTGGACAAGGGCAGCCAGGGGATGTTCGCCGTCTACGACCTGGGCGGCGGCACGTTCGACATCTCCATCCTCAAGCTGGAGGACGGCGTCTTCGAGGTGAAGTCCACCGGCGGTGACTCCGCGCTGGGCGGCGACGACTTCGACCGCGCCATCGCGCAGCACGTGCTCCAGGCGATGGGCGTGGCGTCCCCCTCGCCCGCGCGCATCGCGGAGGTGATGGTCGCCGCGCGCCGCGCGAAGGAGGCCCTCACCGACGCCTCCGAGGTCACCCTCAGCGTGGACGGCCATTCGCAGCCCGTGTCCCGCGCGGACCTCGAGGCGTGGATCCAACCGTTCATCGCGAAGACGGGCGCGGTGTGCCGGCGGGCCCTGAAGGACGCGGGCGTGGCGGCCGGGGAGCTGGACGGCGTCATCCTGGTGGGCGGCTCCACGCGCGTGCCCGCGGTGCGCCGCTTCGTGGCGGAGCTGTTCGGCCGCGAGCCCCTGGGCGACATCGATCCGGATCAGGTCGTGGCGCTGGGCGCCGCGGTCCAGGCGAGCCTCCTCACCGACGGCGACCGTCAGGACGAGGTCCTGCTCCTGGACGTCATCCCCCTGTCCCTGGGCCTGGAGACGATGGGCGGCATCACGGAGAAGCTGATCCCCCGCAACTCCACCATCCCCACGGCGGCGGCGCAGGTGTTCACCACGTTCAAGGACGGCCAGACGGGCCTGGACGTGCACGTGGTGCAGGGAGAGCGGGAGCTGGTGCAGGACAACCGCAGCCTCGCGCGCTTCACGCTCTCCGGCATCCCCGCCATGGCGGCCGGCATGGCCCGCGTCGAGGTCCGCTTCCAGGTGGACGCGGACGGCATCCTGTCCGTCTCCGCGAAGGAGCAGAGCACCGGCGTGGCCCAGGCCATCACCGTGAAGCCCAGCCACGGCCTGACAGAGGAGGAGATTGAAAAGATGCTCCTCGACTCCATCGACTTCGCGGAGGAGGACATCCAGGCCCGTCAGCTGCGCGAGCAGCAGGTGGAGGCCGAGCGCGTCCTCTCCGAGGCCGACCGGCAGCTGCGTGAGAACGCCGCCCTGCTCCAGCCCGGCGAGCCGGAGGCCATCCAGGCCGCCATGGCGCGCGTGCGCGAGGCCGCCGGGGGCAGGGACTACCTGGCCGTGAAGGAGGCCCTGCACGCGCTGGATGAGGCGTCCCGAGGCTTCATCGAACGGGTCATGAACCGCGCCATCACCCAGGTGGTGTCTGGCCATTCCGTGGAGGAGTACTGA
- a CDS encoding iron-sulfur cluster assembly accessory protein — MNEQAQTTQAPQTPPKPAPKGIGLADSAVARLKQLLEERQTPEAGLRIAVKGGGCSGLQYSMEWAEKSRERDKVFERDGVRVFVDPKSYLYLIGTELVFEQTLMASGFKLNNPNVKAACGCGESFSV; from the coding sequence ATGAACGAGCAGGCCCAGACGACCCAGGCCCCTCAGACGCCCCCCAAGCCGGCCCCCAAGGGCATTGGCCTGGCGGACAGCGCCGTGGCGCGCCTCAAGCAACTCCTGGAGGAGCGGCAGACGCCGGAGGCCGGCCTGCGCATCGCCGTGAAGGGTGGCGGGTGCTCCGGTCTCCAGTACTCCATGGAGTGGGCGGAGAAGTCCCGCGAGCGCGACAAGGTGTTCGAGCGCGACGGCGTGCGCGTCTTCGTGGACCCCAAGAGCTACCTGTACCTCATCGGCACGGAGCTGGTGTTCGAGCAGACGCTGATGGCGTCCGGCTTCAAGCTGAACAACCCCAACGTCAAGGCTGCCTGCGGCTGCGGAGAGAGCTTCTCCGTCTGA
- a CDS encoding mevalonate kinase codes for MDRALSAPGKLFLSGEYAVLWGGVSRLAAVAPRTAAYVRRRQDSRVHICLEEGTLQGLTTPRGVRWDRDVPAGFSFVARTLDEALRAHGRASVGFDLAVAPGALGPGGHKLGIGGSASATVLAAEAARFVLEERFDVLKLALTAHTLGQGGKGSGGDVATSFAGGTVRYRRYDVTALADAANTGRFNAALAESPPVDLWRMPAPRVSMLYAFTGESASTRLLIGQVEARLEDSGRKAFVARSDALGHAIEDGLGGGDFRAFSEAVRAQHALLLELGPLETEGMRRVLAIATSYQCAGKLSGAGGGDGCILFAPDAEAREALRQGLESRGFLTLTLDVEQGVRGEAQADARLRGWVDALT; via the coding sequence GTACGCCGTGCTGTGGGGCGGCGTGTCCCGCCTCGCCGCCGTGGCGCCGCGCACGGCCGCCTATGTGCGCAGGCGCCAGGACTCGCGCGTGCACATCTGCCTGGAGGAGGGGACGCTCCAGGGGCTCACCACGCCCCGGGGCGTGAGGTGGGACCGCGACGTGCCCGCCGGGTTCTCCTTCGTCGCGCGCACGCTGGATGAGGCCCTGCGCGCGCACGGCCGCGCGAGCGTGGGCTTCGACCTCGCGGTGGCGCCGGGCGCGCTGGGCCCGGGCGGCCACAAGCTGGGCATCGGCGGCAGCGCCTCCGCGACGGTGCTCGCCGCGGAGGCCGCGCGCTTCGTGCTGGAGGAGAGGTTCGACGTCCTCAAGCTCGCGCTCACCGCGCACACGCTGGGGCAGGGCGGCAAGGGCAGCGGCGGCGACGTGGCGACGAGCTTCGCGGGCGGCACCGTGCGCTACCGGCGCTACGACGTCACTGCGCTCGCGGACGCCGCCAACACCGGCCGCTTCAACGCCGCGCTCGCGGAGTCCCCGCCGGTGGACCTCTGGCGCATGCCCGCGCCCCGCGTGTCCATGCTCTACGCCTTCACCGGCGAGAGCGCCTCCACCAGGCTCCTCATCGGCCAGGTGGAAGCGCGCCTGGAGGACTCCGGCCGCAAGGCCTTCGTGGCGCGCTCGGACGCGCTGGGCCACGCGATTGAAGACGGCCTGGGCGGCGGCGACTTCCGCGCCTTCTCCGAGGCCGTGAGGGCCCAGCACGCGCTGCTGTTGGAGCTGGGCCCGCTGGAGACCGAAGGCATGCGCCGCGTGCTGGCCATCGCCACGTCGTACCAGTGCGCGGGCAAGCTCTCCGGCGCGGGCGGCGGCGACGGCTGCATCCTCTTCGCCCCGGACGCGGAGGCTCGCGAGGCCCTGCGCCAGGGCCTGGAGTCGCGCGGCTTCCTCACGCTGACGCTCGACGTGGAGCAGGGCGTGCGCGGCGAGGCGCAGGCCGACGCGCGGCTTCGCGGCTGGGTGGACGCGCTCACGTGA
- the iscU gene encoding Fe-S cluster assembly scaffold IscU, which yields MAYSEKVIEHYENPRNVGTLDKNDPNVGTGLVGAPACGDVMRLQLKISDAGVIEDARFKTFGCGSAIASSSLVTEWVKGKTVDQAMTISNKDVARELALPPVKIHCSVLAEDAIKAAIEDFKKKRAARQS from the coding sequence ATGGCTTACAGCGAGAAGGTCATCGAGCACTACGAGAACCCCCGCAACGTGGGGACGCTCGACAAGAACGACCCGAACGTCGGCACCGGCCTCGTGGGCGCTCCCGCCTGCGGCGACGTGATGCGCCTCCAGCTGAAGATCAGCGACGCGGGCGTGATTGAAGACGCGCGGTTCAAGACCTTCGGCTGCGGCTCCGCCATCGCGTCCAGCTCGCTCGTCACCGAGTGGGTGAAGGGCAAGACGGTGGACCAGGCCATGACCATCTCCAACAAGGACGTGGCCCGGGAGCTGGCGCTGCCCCCGGTGAAGATCCACTGCTCCGTGCTGGCCGAGGACGCCATCAAGGCGGCCATCGAGGACTTCAAGAAGAAGCGCGCGGCGCGGCAGTCGTAG
- a CDS encoding alkaline phosphatase family protein: MRESLNELVSENSRNWANTLVRRIGTKVPPVAARRPRNALLVHLDGVPKALLDEAIMNGRMPFVSRLIRSGAYHLDNAFWGAPTSTPFFQAGLLYGLRHPNLPGYSWYDRTLGRKVQMNAPADAMAIDARLRGHGRTSLLDQGGHTYFSLFHAGAMNRMCMSTLSSFKLMARSFAYEIQGLGAARTRSAWDFVRSFGMESWQAVREVRQWADALKDWRHEHGFLLSRILLQRLGWSFAYTKSLVDMVRGVPLIYLVYGNYDEVAHRRGPRSKLAMEELYRVDASLAGLYAVARAAPVPYDVILLSDHGHVDSLPLEQRQGRRLEAVLFEGEVPPLQDDVLRGLLDGRAPPAPDTGAHEPFTPVVVEAGNFAHIYLSGRPTPMEARELLARHPEVLARAASNPDIGMVAMRRGAEAVVVMGGGVYGPADLDRAPLSSEYSRHAVAEFLHGLPRMDTAGDLVLFGEAIQRGGTVGFAWEFGSHGGLTRVESDSLVLWPASGPVDLSGLSHCARLHERLAEAYLDTGPLRILH, encoded by the coding sequence GTGCGAGAAAGTCTCAACGAGCTCGTCAGCGAGAATTCACGAAACTGGGCGAATACCCTCGTCCGGAGGATTGGAACGAAAGTTCCACCGGTGGCGGCACGTCGGCCCCGGAACGCTCTGCTCGTCCATCTGGACGGGGTGCCGAAGGCGCTGCTGGACGAAGCCATCATGAACGGGCGGATGCCCTTTGTTTCACGGCTCATCCGCTCTGGCGCGTATCACCTGGATAACGCCTTCTGGGGCGCGCCCACGTCCACGCCGTTCTTCCAGGCGGGGCTGCTCTACGGGCTGCGTCACCCGAACCTGCCGGGCTACAGCTGGTACGACCGGACGCTCGGCCGCAAGGTGCAGATGAACGCGCCCGCGGACGCGATGGCCATCGACGCGCGCCTGCGAGGCCACGGCCGCACGAGCCTCCTGGACCAGGGCGGCCACACGTACTTCTCGCTCTTCCACGCGGGCGCCATGAACCGCATGTGCATGAGCACGCTGTCGAGCTTCAAGCTCATGGCGCGCTCGTTCGCGTACGAGATCCAGGGCCTGGGGGCGGCGCGCACGCGCAGCGCCTGGGACTTCGTGCGTTCCTTCGGCATGGAGTCCTGGCAGGCCGTGCGGGAGGTGCGCCAGTGGGCGGACGCCCTCAAGGACTGGCGCCATGAGCACGGGTTCCTGTTGAGCCGCATCCTCCTCCAGCGGTTGGGCTGGAGCTTCGCGTACACCAAGTCCCTGGTGGACATGGTGCGCGGCGTGCCGCTCATCTACCTGGTCTACGGCAACTACGATGAGGTGGCCCATCGCCGGGGCCCGCGCTCGAAGCTGGCCATGGAGGAGCTCTACCGGGTCGACGCGTCGCTCGCGGGGCTCTACGCCGTGGCCCGCGCCGCGCCGGTGCCCTACGACGTCATCCTCCTGTCGGACCACGGCCACGTGGACAGCCTGCCCCTGGAGCAGCGCCAGGGCCGCCGCCTGGAGGCCGTGCTCTTCGAGGGCGAGGTGCCCCCGCTGCAGGACGACGTGCTCCGGGGCCTGCTCGACGGCCGCGCTCCGCCGGCGCCGGACACCGGCGCGCACGAGCCCTTCACCCCGGTGGTGGTGGAGGCCGGCAACTTCGCGCACATCTACCTGAGCGGCCGTCCCACGCCGATGGAGGCGCGCGAGCTGTTGGCGCGTCACCCGGAGGTGCTGGCGCGGGCCGCGAGCAACCCGGACATCGGCATGGTGGCGATGCGCCGGGGCGCGGAGGCGGTGGTGGTGATGGGCGGGGGCGTCTACGGCCCGGCGGACCTGGACCGCGCGCCGCTCTCCAGCGAGTACAGCCGGCACGCCGTGGCGGAGTTCCTCCACGGGCTGCCGCGCATGGACACCGCGGGGGACCTGGTCCTCTTCGGCGAGGCCATCCAGCGGGGCGGCACGGTGGGCTTCGCGTGGGAGTTCGGCTCGCACGGCGGCCTCACGCGCGTGGAGTCCGACAGCCTGGTGCTGTGGCCCGCGAGCGGCCCGGTGGACCTGTCCGGCCTGAGCCACTGCGCGCGGCTGCACGAGCGCCTGGCGGAGGCCTACCTGGACACCGGCCCGCTGCGGATCCTGCATTGA
- a CDS encoding lysylphosphatidylglycerol synthase transmembrane domain-containing protein, translated as MRLPNASGRTWLKVLGGLVGLALSLLLLSTAFFKWNLRGPGDLLIPRFPLDKFVHDLPGHLVWLIPFMLLQASLVPLRAVQWQATLRKPIPFKDRFQLVGIGVFVHNALPGKLGEVTRSFLLSRTHHLPFIRSLGSVGVCKLMEFACLMLLVALSFLGPFGDTMAHFRTELHVALSLCIGLVALVVLLAHWAAPLGRWLHRRHTMPRVDSFLNHVGEGLGTARSFKGMAKVFFFSVFPVFASALAYGLALRGVHIPGGLFAGAVVLGAISLGQSLPGVPAGMGIYYFVTSWAARALGSPPEEAAAFATLTHLGTVISQVALGAWCVHRSKLRIRDLRKGGRLANAAAHHVAHEAVEPAPP; from the coding sequence ATGCGGCTTCCCAACGCCAGCGGACGCACGTGGCTCAAGGTGCTGGGGGGCCTCGTCGGGCTCGCCCTGTCCCTGCTGCTGCTGTCCACCGCCTTCTTCAAGTGGAACCTGCGCGGGCCCGGCGACCTGCTGATTCCGCGCTTCCCGTTGGACAAGTTCGTCCACGACCTGCCGGGCCACCTGGTGTGGTTGATCCCGTTCATGCTGCTGCAGGCGTCGCTCGTGCCGTTGCGGGCGGTGCAGTGGCAGGCCACGCTGCGCAAGCCCATCCCGTTCAAGGACCGCTTCCAACTGGTGGGCATCGGCGTGTTCGTGCACAACGCGCTGCCGGGGAAGCTGGGCGAGGTGACGCGCTCCTTCCTGCTCTCGCGCACCCACCACCTCCCCTTCATCCGGAGCCTGGGCTCCGTGGGCGTGTGCAAGCTGATGGAGTTCGCCTGCCTGATGCTGCTGGTGGCCCTGTCCTTCCTGGGCCCCTTCGGCGACACCATGGCCCACTTCCGCACGGAGCTGCACGTGGCGCTGTCGCTGTGCATCGGCCTGGTGGCCCTGGTGGTGCTCCTGGCCCACTGGGCGGCGCCGCTCGGCCGCTGGCTTCACCGGCGCCACACCATGCCCCGCGTGGACAGCTTCCTGAACCACGTGGGCGAGGGCCTGGGCACCGCCCGGTCCTTCAAGGGCATGGCGAAGGTGTTCTTCTTCTCCGTCTTCCCGGTGTTCGCCTCCGCGCTGGCGTACGGCCTGGCGCTGCGCGGCGTCCACATCCCCGGAGGCCTCTTCGCGGGCGCCGTCGTGCTGGGCGCCATCTCCCTGGGGCAGTCCCTGCCGGGCGTCCCGGCGGGCATGGGCATCTACTACTTCGTCACCAGCTGGGCCGCGCGCGCGCTGGGCTCCCCTCCGGAGGAGGCGGCGGCCTTCGCCACGCTCACCCACCTGGGCACGGTCATCAGTCAGGTGGCGCTGGGGGCCTGGTGCGTGCATCGCTCCAAGCTGCGGATCCGCGACCTGCGCAAGGGAGGCCGGCTGGCCAACGCCGCCGCGCACCACGTGGCGCACGAAGCCGTGGAGCCCGCGCCGCCCTGA
- a CDS encoding BamA/TamA family outer membrane protein: protein MLAPVVFLFFMLMSLSAVAAGRTAPGLVPVKQTPTMDGIALPLLSFSSDQGFGYGAVGGMYLYGDGKKLPYAHALSAQVFFSSRGAMNHYLRYDGPQLLGPLRLEGRLEYRQEKSSPFFGAGNLSAPEFRGNVDDEKYNYDKGSPGLWVRLRGRPFGEGHPFQSYVGYGWRYTRVSPYATSILAQEKPIGIEGGPSGQLLAGALWDTRDDESDPTSGGVEEVALRVSGLATFSRYQYAGVTLSERRYIRLTPRLVFAQRLTLDMLFGEVPFFEWMTTGGVNVSEGIGGMSSVRGIERNRFAGNVKAFSNSELRFQAARMSVFGQPLALGAVVFLDLGRVWHPGVTDGKWHEWHPGIGGGLRFSRRAAVVRMDYARSTETGRQRFYITFGHMF, encoded by the coding sequence ATGCTGGCTCCAGTCGTCTTTCTCTTCTTCATGCTGATGTCACTGAGCGCCGTGGCCGCCGGCCGCACGGCGCCCGGGCTGGTGCCGGTGAAGCAGACGCCGACGATGGATGGCATCGCGCTGCCTCTGTTGTCGTTCAGCTCGGACCAGGGCTTCGGCTACGGCGCCGTGGGAGGCATGTACCTCTACGGGGATGGCAAGAAGCTTCCTTATGCGCACGCGTTATCCGCGCAAGTGTTCTTCAGCTCGCGCGGCGCCATGAATCATTACCTCCGCTATGACGGCCCGCAGCTGCTGGGGCCCCTGCGGCTGGAAGGACGGCTGGAGTACCGCCAGGAGAAGAGCAGCCCCTTCTTCGGCGCGGGCAACCTGTCCGCCCCGGAGTTCCGGGGCAACGTGGATGACGAGAAGTACAACTACGACAAGGGCTCGCCGGGCCTCTGGGTGCGTCTGCGCGGGCGGCCCTTCGGTGAGGGGCACCCGTTCCAGTCGTACGTGGGCTACGGCTGGCGCTACACGCGCGTGTCACCCTACGCGACGTCCATCCTGGCGCAGGAGAAGCCCATCGGCATCGAGGGCGGGCCCAGCGGGCAGCTGCTCGCCGGCGCGCTCTGGGACACGCGCGACGACGAGTCCGACCCGACGTCCGGCGGCGTGGAGGAGGTGGCGCTGCGCGTGTCGGGCCTGGCCACCTTCAGCCGCTACCAGTACGCGGGCGTGACGCTGAGCGAGCGCCGCTACATCCGCCTCACGCCACGGCTCGTCTTCGCGCAGCGGCTCACGCTGGACATGCTCTTTGGCGAGGTGCCGTTCTTCGAGTGGATGACCACGGGCGGCGTCAACGTGTCCGAGGGCATTGGCGGCATGAGCAGCGTGCGCGGCATCGAGCGCAACCGCTTCGCCGGCAACGTGAAGGCGTTCAGCAACTCCGAGCTGCGCTTCCAGGCGGCGCGGATGTCCGTCTTCGGGCAGCCGCTGGCGCTGGGCGCGGTGGTGTTCCTGGACCTGGGCCGCGTGTGGCATCCGGGGGTGACGGACGGCAAGTGGCATGAGTGGCACCCGGGCATCGGCGGCGGCCTGCGCTTCTCGCGCCGCGCGGCCGTGGTGCGCATGGACTACGCGCGCTCCACCGAGACGGGCCGTCAGCGCTTCTACATCACGTTCGGTCACATGTTCTAA